The following proteins are co-located in the Corynebacterium aquilae DSM 44791 genome:
- a CDS encoding ABC transporter permease, whose translation MSTPETIPPDQLGSPTAAAHATAAINPGLRARITRRRTDIGHMVVRRLAVFIPLLLLITLAVFGLAAVSPFDPLEAYTGGRAGNLSTEQAEKLSHTLGLDIPWWQAWMTWIADLLRGDLGTSRYYRMPVSEVLAQRLPWTLLLGSLGLLLAIVLAVILGTIAGVRPHSPTAKITDALAGLLQATPPFVLALGALSVFALYLRWVPTGGLTDPGADVTFTGTVRHIITPAVVLGLSQLPWLVLSLKESVRATMGSDAIRGARVRGLDEKTIVRGHVIPAALPPFVALIGTRLPELIVGSTLVEAVFSWPGLGFALVQACQSMDFPLLAFLTLATTAVVLLGNLLADILIVVSDPRVDADV comes from the coding sequence GTGTCCACCCCTGAAACCATCCCACCCGACCAGCTCGGCAGCCCCACCGCCGCCGCGCACGCCACCGCCGCCATCAACCCCGGCCTGCGCGCCCGCATCACCCGGCGCCGCACCGACATCGGCCACATGGTGGTGCGCCGCCTGGCCGTGTTCATCCCACTGCTGCTACTGATCACCCTCGCCGTGTTCGGACTCGCCGCCGTCAGCCCCTTCGACCCCCTCGAGGCATACACCGGAGGCCGCGCCGGCAACCTCAGCACCGAACAAGCCGAAAAACTCTCCCACACCCTCGGACTCGACATCCCCTGGTGGCAAGCCTGGATGACCTGGATCGCAGACCTTCTCCGCGGAGACCTGGGAACCTCCCGCTACTACCGCATGCCAGTATCGGAAGTCCTCGCCCAACGCCTGCCCTGGACCCTGCTACTCGGCAGCCTCGGACTACTACTGGCCATCGTGCTCGCCGTCATCCTCGGCACCATCGCAGGCGTTCGCCCCCACTCCCCTACCGCCAAAATCACCGACGCTCTAGCCGGGCTGCTTCAAGCCACCCCGCCCTTCGTGCTCGCCCTCGGCGCCCTCAGCGTCTTCGCGCTCTACCTCCGCTGGGTCCCCACCGGAGGACTCACCGACCCCGGCGCAGACGTCACCTTCACCGGCACTGTCCGCCACATCATCACCCCGGCGGTGGTGCTAGGACTAAGCCAACTGCCATGGCTGGTACTCAGCCTCAAAGAATCCGTGCGGGCAACAATGGGCAGCGACGCCATTCGAGGCGCACGCGTGCGCGGCCTAGACGAAAAAACCATTGTGCGCGGGCACGTCATTCCCGCCGCCCTACCACCCTTTGTGGCGCTCATCGGCACCCGACTGCCGGAGTTGATTGTCGGTTCCACCCTCGTGGAGGCAGTGTTTTCCTGGCCCGGACTAGGATTCGCCCTGGTTCAGGCCTGCCAGTCCATGGACTTCCCACTCCTAGCGTTTTTGACGCTGGCCACCACCGCGGTGGTCCTCCTGGGAAACCTGCTCGCAGACATCCTGATCGTCGTCAGTGACCCACGGGTGGATGCCGATGTCTAA
- a CDS encoding ABC transporter permease gives MIGLIVLVALTTYAIVVPIVAHIDPAMTDFANRGLSPSAEHLFGTDSKGRDVFVRLAAGLRISLLIALLTAIISTVVGTTIGVVSALLGGVVDQVLMRVTDTVNALPHLLLGLLIVSMFPGNIVAIVASLVLTHWVSTARTVRAQVLSVRTASFVSLSYLQGASTQQVLWRHFVPAAMGQALVGLVLLIPHAVWHESTLSFLGVGLPPHHPSLGTILSDAEGALLLGHWWILVIPATLLIATTLSIGAVGKGLAAAAHGVGGESRV, from the coding sequence ATGATCGGCCTGATCGTGCTCGTGGCCTTGACCACCTATGCGATCGTGGTGCCCATCGTCGCCCACATCGATCCCGCCATGACTGATTTCGCGAACCGGGGCTTAAGCCCCAGCGCAGAGCATCTATTCGGCACAGATTCAAAAGGACGCGACGTATTCGTGCGCCTCGCCGCCGGCTTAAGGATTTCACTGCTCATCGCGCTGCTCACAGCAATCATTTCCACCGTCGTCGGCACCACCATCGGCGTGGTCTCAGCACTGCTGGGCGGCGTGGTCGACCAGGTGCTCATGCGAGTGACCGACACGGTCAATGCGCTGCCTCACCTGCTGTTAGGCCTGCTGATCGTCAGCATGTTCCCCGGCAACATCGTGGCCATCGTGGCGTCCTTGGTGCTCACCCACTGGGTCAGCACCGCCCGCACCGTGCGTGCCCAAGTGCTGTCCGTGCGCACCGCTTCCTTCGTATCGCTGAGCTACCTGCAGGGCGCAAGTACCCAACAAGTCCTGTGGCGTCACTTTGTGCCGGCAGCAATGGGCCAGGCACTGGTCGGTCTGGTGCTGCTGATCCCGCACGCCGTCTGGCACGAATCAACCCTGTCATTCTTGGGTGTTGGCCTGCCACCACACCACCCGTCGCTGGGCACCATCCTGTCGGACGCCGAAGGCGCATTGTTGCTGGGGCACTGGTGGATCCTGGTGATTCCGGCAACCCTGTTGATCGCCACGACACTGTCGATCGGGGCCGTAGGCAAGGGGCTGGCTGCCGCCGCCCACGGCGTTGGAGGTGAATCACGGGTATGA
- a CDS encoding ATP-binding cassette domain-containing protein — MSNFDHRTPIVSLQNLTVRIPLADTRQVVHAATDVSLDIFPGQVLAIVGESGCGKSIIASAMTGGLQLAASVTGTVSASLPQLGTVNLVEENKRLGFYTPPRGVLGHHIALVPQSAATFLTPVRTVGSQLEETVVALGNKTTLDELLEMVELEQSVLGLYPHEMSGGMAQRAAIAFAVAGRPEVIVADEPTASLDPERTRHIFTLLGSLAAAGAAVVLITHDIADVRHTKVADRAAVVYASRIVEHGPAEKVLRTPKHPYTRDLLAALPENGMHPMPGVPPTLTDLAEDYTYDTRLAQHAELMARLAGKDPS; from the coding sequence ATGAGCAATTTCGATCACCGCACCCCTATCGTGAGCCTGCAAAATCTGACTGTGCGGATCCCGCTGGCAGACACCCGCCAGGTAGTGCACGCCGCCACCGACGTAAGCCTCGATATCTTCCCCGGCCAAGTTCTCGCCATCGTCGGTGAATCGGGCTGTGGCAAATCCATCATCGCCAGCGCGATGACCGGCGGGTTGCAGCTAGCCGCCAGCGTCACCGGAACAGTGTCCGCGTCCCTGCCCCAGCTGGGCACAGTCAACCTTGTCGAAGAAAACAAGCGGCTGGGCTTTTACACCCCGCCACGCGGTGTGCTGGGCCATCACATTGCCCTAGTGCCCCAATCAGCGGCCACCTTCCTCACACCGGTGCGCACCGTAGGCAGCCAACTGGAAGAAACTGTGGTCGCCCTGGGAAACAAAACCACCCTCGATGAGCTCTTAGAGATGGTCGAGCTCGAACAGTCCGTGTTGGGCCTGTACCCGCACGAAATGTCCGGCGGCATGGCACAGCGCGCCGCGATCGCTTTCGCCGTGGCGGGCCGCCCAGAAGTGATTGTGGCCGATGAGCCAACCGCATCCCTCGACCCAGAACGCACCCGCCACATTTTCACCCTGCTGGGTTCACTCGCCGCCGCGGGCGCGGCGGTAGTGCTCATCACCCACGACATCGCCGATGTCCGCCACACCAAGGTCGCCGACCGCGCGGCCGTGGTGTATGCCTCCCGCATCGTGGAGCACGGCCCGGCCGAAAAAGTACTGCGCACACCCAAGCACCCCTACACCAGGGATCTTCTCGCCGCATTACCGGAAAACGGCATGCACCCCATGCCCGGTGTTCCCCCAACGTTGACGGACTTAGCTGAGGACTACACCTACGACACTCGGCTGGCACAGCATGCCGAGCTCATGGCGCGTCTGGCCGGAAAGGACCCATCATGA
- a CDS encoding ABC transporter ATP-binding protein, which translates to MTETNRWCARDVVYRVPGANGQKKTLLDGVSLQINPGSVVGLTGPSGIGKSTLGAVMAGLAIPDSGEVTCDGLAVKNVRSRRNPARGLIGMIAQSPRLSFDPRIRIGRSIAFSAAAGADVDALMARCALTPDLLNRFPAQVSDGQLQRAATVRTLAARPRYIVCDEVSAMLDAATAAAIVNVLREQAQTGVGILMISHDHPLLNACADEVIDFSALL; encoded by the coding sequence ATGACCGAAACCAACCGGTGGTGTGCCCGCGACGTGGTTTATCGCGTACCTGGCGCGAACGGGCAGAAAAAGACCTTGCTTGATGGGGTGAGCCTGCAGATAAACCCGGGGAGCGTGGTAGGGCTGACCGGGCCGTCCGGGATTGGAAAATCGACGCTGGGCGCGGTGATGGCGGGCCTGGCGATCCCCGACTCCGGTGAAGTCACCTGTGACGGCCTGGCGGTGAAAAATGTGCGCAGCAGGCGCAACCCGGCACGTGGCCTGATTGGGATGATTGCGCAATCCCCACGGTTGAGTTTCGACCCACGGATCCGGATTGGTCGATCGATCGCGTTTTCGGCGGCTGCTGGCGCGGATGTGGACGCGCTGATGGCACGGTGCGCGCTCACCCCAGATTTGTTGAATCGTTTTCCGGCACAAGTCTCCGATGGGCAGCTGCAGCGCGCAGCCACCGTGCGCACGTTAGCAGCCCGCCCCCGCTACATCGTGTGTGACGAGGTTTCGGCAATGCTGGACGCAGCGACCGCTGCCGCCATCGTCAACGTGCTGCGTGAACAAGCCCAGACTGGGGTGGGGATTTTGATGATTAGTCACGACCACCCCCTGCTCAATGCCTGCGCGGATGAAGTCATAGATTTTTCCGCGCTGCTGTGA
- a CDS encoding MFS transporter: MWKSPGLIATLIAVASAFGSWSMLLPVVPLNVLNEGGSDALAGMTTGVFMLCTVLTQMATPKLLRRFGYVPVMIVSALLLGVPSALYVFSIAPVPVLVISGIRGVGFGALTVAESALIAELVPLRFLGKASGMLGLTVGLAQMTFMPLGLYLANSIGFHVVYLAGSAIGLVAGFMCATIPRIKADPKQSEESSSSVPTAATWKLVTVPAVAMCASAMGFGAISAFLAAAVKEQDPVAGAIVGGLVLSVVGGAQMVSRYTAGVIADRRAEAGTLMVTCLVLIIAGLGLIALVLTMGWSVWLTVLAALLFGLGFGAGQNEVLMLMFARLPRSRVSDASALWNISFDSGTGLGSAVLGIVAGHLAYNGAYTVAALLVVFALMLTIADKVVGRHRIAEYNNTRATLRRVPAARAAVRGTRTAVRGAKAMGKAGLFASQTAAKSTVRTVANVGKLTPKPKLQPTTKLLATRKASPGRKKARRASEPDAPNQN; this comes from the coding sequence ATGTGGAAGAGCCCCGGCCTTATTGCAACGCTGATTGCTGTGGCCAGTGCCTTCGGCTCCTGGTCCATGCTGCTTCCCGTGGTGCCCCTCAACGTTCTCAACGAGGGCGGATCTGACGCGCTGGCCGGTATGACCACCGGCGTGTTCATGCTGTGCACCGTGCTCACCCAGATGGCCACCCCCAAACTGCTGCGCCGCTTCGGGTACGTGCCCGTGATGATTGTCTCCGCGCTACTGTTGGGCGTGCCCTCGGCGCTGTACGTGTTCTCCATCGCCCCGGTACCGGTGCTGGTCATTTCCGGAATCCGCGGTGTCGGTTTCGGCGCGCTGACCGTCGCCGAGTCTGCCCTGATCGCCGAACTGGTGCCGCTGCGCTTTTTGGGTAAAGCCTCCGGCATGCTGGGCTTGACCGTGGGCCTGGCCCAAATGACCTTCATGCCGTTGGGTCTGTACCTCGCCAACTCCATCGGCTTCCACGTCGTCTACCTCGCCGGATCCGCCATCGGATTGGTTGCGGGGTTCATGTGTGCGACGATTCCGCGCATCAAAGCCGACCCCAAGCAGTCGGAGGAATCCTCCTCCAGCGTGCCCACCGCCGCGACCTGGAAGCTGGTCACCGTTCCCGCCGTGGCGATGTGCGCTTCCGCCATGGGCTTCGGTGCCATCTCTGCTTTCTTGGCGGCTGCCGTCAAGGAGCAAGACCCGGTTGCCGGTGCCATCGTGGGTGGCCTGGTGCTGTCCGTGGTCGGAGGCGCCCAAATGGTCTCCCGCTACACCGCCGGTGTTATCGCCGACCGTCGCGCCGAAGCCGGCACTCTCATGGTCACCTGCCTGGTACTGATCATCGCCGGATTGGGACTCATCGCCCTGGTGCTCACCATGGGCTGGTCGGTGTGGCTGACCGTCCTGGCAGCCCTCTTGTTTGGACTCGGCTTTGGTGCGGGACAAAACGAAGTCCTCATGCTGATGTTCGCCCGACTGCCGCGCAGTCGCGTCTCCGATGCCTCCGCACTGTGGAACATCTCCTTCGACTCCGGCACCGGCCTGGGCTCTGCGGTGTTGGGTATTGTTGCCGGACACCTGGCCTACAACGGCGCCTACACCGTGGCCGCCCTATTGGTGGTGTTCGCACTGATGCTGACCATCGCCGACAAGGTGGTGGGGCGCCACCGTATTGCCGAATACAACAACACCCGCGCTACCCTGCGGCGGGTGCCCGCGGCCCGCGCAGCCGTGCGCGGCACCCGCACCGCGGTGCGCGGCGCCAAAGCCATGGGTAAAGCCGGCTTGTTCGCCTCCCAAACGGCAGCAAAATCCACGGTGCGTACCGTCGCCAATGTTGGCAAGCTGACCCCGAAACCGAAACTGCAGCCCACCACCAAACTGCTGGCCACCCGCAAGGCCAGCCCGGGCCGAAAGAAAGCTCGTCGCGCTTCTGAGCCGGACGCCCCCAACCAGAACTAA
- the hisB gene encoding imidazoleglycerol-phosphate dehydratase HisB: MTAALVHPNAPRIGRAQRTTSESNITVEINLDGTGVTDINTGVPFFDHMLTAFGSHGRFDLTVHADGDTHIDAHHTVEDTAIVMGTALAQALGDKSGIRRFGSQQLPMDETLCEAIVDVSGRPYFVINGEPDHMLTAVIGGHYATVINEHFFETLAMNARIALHVRCHYGRDPHHITEAEYKAVARALREACEPDPRVTGIPSTKGSL; the protein is encoded by the coding sequence ATGACTGCAGCGCTTGTGCACCCCAACGCCCCCCGCATCGGGCGGGCGCAGCGCACGACCAGCGAATCGAACATCACCGTCGAAATTAACCTCGATGGCACCGGTGTCACCGACATCAACACTGGCGTGCCCTTCTTCGACCACATGCTCACCGCATTCGGCTCCCACGGCCGATTCGACCTGACCGTGCACGCCGATGGTGACACCCACATCGACGCCCACCACACCGTCGAAGACACCGCCATCGTGATGGGTACCGCCCTGGCGCAAGCTTTGGGCGATAAGTCCGGGATCCGCCGCTTCGGTTCCCAGCAGCTGCCCATGGACGAAACCCTGTGCGAAGCCATCGTTGATGTGTCCGGACGCCCCTACTTCGTCATCAACGGAGAACCCGACCACATGCTCACCGCGGTGATCGGCGGGCACTACGCCACCGTCATCAACGAGCACTTTTTTGAAACGCTGGCGATGAACGCCCGCATCGCGCTGCACGTGCGCTGCCACTACGGCCGCGACCCCCACCACATCACCGAAGCCGAATACAAGGCGGTGGCGCGGGCACTGCGCGAAGCGTGCGAACCTGATCCCCGGGTCACCGGCATTCCCTCCACGAAAGGCTCTCTGTGA
- a CDS encoding histidinol-phosphate transaminase, protein MSTSTTPLASTTTLAELPLREELRQEKAYGAPQLNVDVRLNTNENPYSPSPAIIEDFLTQARGIMGELNRYPERDAVELRTALADYITRRTGVAVTEDNLWAANGSNEVLQQLLQAFGGPGRCALGFTPSYSMHPILSAGTHTTFHAIERDAANGFAIDIDKALAGIAEYQPDVIFVTTPNNPTGGTTSLADIETILNAAPGIVIVDEAYAEFDDGPSAVTLIEQYPTKLVVSRTMSKAFDFAGGRLGYFVAAPAFVEAVLLVRLPYHLSSLSQLAATVALKHSDDTLSTVAKLAQERDRVVARLEQLGYAVIESKSNFVFFGHFADTAATWQRFLDDGVLIRDVGTPGYLRTTIGLPEENDAFLAVAEALAAER, encoded by the coding sequence ATGAGCACCAGCACCACCCCGCTTGCCTCCACCACCACCCTGGCCGAGCTGCCCCTGCGGGAAGAACTGCGCCAAGAAAAAGCCTACGGAGCCCCCCAGCTCAACGTCGACGTGCGCCTCAACACCAACGAAAACCCCTACTCGCCCTCGCCGGCGATTATCGAAGACTTCCTCACCCAAGCCCGCGGCATCATGGGGGAACTCAACCGCTACCCCGAACGCGACGCCGTTGAATTGCGCACCGCCCTGGCCGACTACATCACCCGCCGCACCGGAGTCGCCGTCACCGAGGACAACCTGTGGGCCGCCAACGGCTCCAACGAAGTCCTCCAGCAGCTGCTCCAAGCCTTCGGCGGCCCCGGCCGCTGTGCCCTGGGCTTTACCCCCAGCTACTCGATGCACCCAATTCTGTCCGCGGGTACCCACACCACCTTCCACGCCATCGAACGTGACGCCGCCAATGGTTTCGCCATCGACATCGACAAAGCCCTGGCAGGCATCGCCGAATACCAGCCCGACGTCATCTTCGTGACCACCCCCAACAACCCCACCGGTGGCACCACCAGCCTGGCCGACATTGAGACCATCCTCAACGCCGCCCCCGGCATCGTCATCGTCGACGAAGCCTACGCGGAATTCGACGACGGCCCCTCCGCCGTCACCCTCATCGAGCAATACCCCACCAAACTGGTGGTCTCACGCACCATGTCTAAGGCCTTCGACTTCGCCGGCGGCCGGCTCGGCTACTTCGTGGCCGCACCCGCCTTCGTCGAGGCAGTGCTCCTGGTGCGCCTGCCCTACCACCTGTCCTCCCTGAGCCAGCTGGCGGCAACCGTCGCGCTCAAGCACAGCGACGACACCCTATCCACCGTCGCCAAACTCGCCCAAGAACGCGACCGGGTGGTCGCCCGCCTGGAGCAACTGGGCTATGCCGTCATCGAATCGAAATCCAACTTCGTGTTCTTTGGGCACTTCGCCGACACCGCCGCCACCTGGCAGCGCTTCCTCGACGACGGGGTCCTCATCCGCGACGTCGGCACCCCCGGATACCTGCGCACCACCATCGGCCTGCCGGAAGAAAACGATGCTTTCCTCGCGGTCGCCGAAGCCCTGGCCGCCGAACGCTAA
- the hisD gene encoding histidinol dehydrogenase: protein MLDVTDLRGTTPTVSQLRRALPRGGTDIDSVLPTVKPVVDAVKQRGADAAQDYSEQFDKIRPTSIRVPAEIIDQAAASLDETVIEALNEAIARVRAVHSATRPTDTSVTVASGGVVTEKFIPVGRVGLYVPGGNAVYPSSVIMNVVPAQEAGVGSLVVASPPQADHGGWPHPTILAAAKLLGVDEVWAVGGAQAVALMAYGDEDCAENLVPVDMITGPGNIFVTAAKRLCRSVVGIDSEAGPTEIAILADHTADPVCVAYDLISQAEHDVLAASVLVTDSEELANRVRDEVAQRYQVTLNADRVKQALSGPQSGIVLVDDIEQGLRVVDAYAAEHLEIHTANAAAVADRVTCAGAIFVGNYAPVPLGDYAAGSNHVLPTSGSARYSSGLSTHTFLKAVHVISYDEAALKDIADTVVTLADAEALPAHGEAIRARFETL, encoded by the coding sequence ATGCTTGATGTGACCGACCTGCGGGGAACCACCCCCACCGTGAGCCAACTGCGCCGCGCCCTACCCCGCGGCGGCACCGACATCGACTCCGTGCTCCCCACCGTCAAACCCGTCGTCGACGCCGTCAAACAGCGCGGCGCGGACGCCGCCCAGGATTACAGCGAACAGTTCGACAAGATTCGCCCCACCAGCATCCGGGTCCCCGCCGAAATCATCGACCAGGCTGCCGCCAGCCTCGACGAAACCGTCATCGAGGCCCTCAACGAAGCCATCGCCCGCGTCCGCGCCGTCCACAGCGCCACCCGCCCCACCGACACCAGCGTCACCGTCGCAAGCGGCGGCGTGGTGACCGAAAAATTCATTCCCGTCGGACGCGTCGGCCTCTACGTCCCCGGCGGCAACGCCGTCTACCCCTCCTCCGTCATCATGAACGTGGTGCCCGCCCAAGAAGCCGGCGTCGGCTCGCTGGTGGTCGCCTCCCCGCCGCAAGCAGACCACGGCGGCTGGCCCCACCCCACCATCCTCGCCGCCGCGAAACTGCTCGGCGTCGACGAAGTGTGGGCCGTTGGCGGCGCCCAAGCCGTCGCCCTAATGGCCTACGGCGACGAAGACTGCGCAGAAAACCTCGTCCCCGTCGACATGATCACCGGCCCCGGCAACATCTTCGTCACCGCCGCCAAGCGACTGTGCCGCAGCGTCGTCGGCATCGACTCCGAAGCCGGCCCCACCGAAATCGCTATCCTCGCCGACCACACCGCCGACCCGGTGTGCGTCGCCTACGACCTCATCTCCCAAGCCGAACACGACGTGCTTGCCGCCAGCGTGCTGGTCACCGACTCCGAGGAACTCGCCAACCGGGTGCGCGACGAAGTCGCACAGCGCTACCAGGTCACCCTCAACGCCGACCGCGTCAAGCAAGCACTATCCGGCCCCCAATCCGGCATCGTGCTCGTCGACGACATCGAACAAGGCCTGCGCGTCGTCGACGCCTACGCCGCCGAACACCTCGAAATCCACACCGCCAACGCTGCCGCCGTAGCCGACCGCGTCACCTGCGCCGGCGCCATCTTCGTCGGCAACTACGCGCCGGTACCGCTCGGTGACTACGCCGCCGGCTCCAACCACGTGCTTCCCACCAGCGGCTCCGCCCGCTACTCCTCCGGGCTATCCACCCACACCTTCCTCAAAGCGGTGCACGTGATCTCCTACGACGAGGCCGCCCTGAAAGACATCGCCGACACCGTCGTCACCCTCGCCGACGCCGAAGCGCTGCCCGCCCACGGCGAAGCCATCCGGGCCCGCTTCGAAACCCTCTAA
- the bioB gene encoding biotin synthase BioB, giving the protein MTTAHDTADRDILAIARDKVLGRGEGLNQEETLRVLQLGDDRLEELLGLAHEVRLKWCGEEVEVEGIISLKTGGCPEDCHFCSQSGLFESPVRSAWLDIPALVEAAKQTAKTGATEFCIVAAVKGPDEKLLSQLEQAVAAIKAEVDIQVAASVGILTQEQVDRLAAAGVHRYNHNLETSRSFFPNVVTTHSWETRRETLRMVKEAGMEVCSGGILGMGETLEQRAEFAADLAALEPDEVPMNFLDPRPGTPFADYEVMETADALRAIGAFRLALPKTILRFAGGRELTLGDLGAEQGLLGGINAIIVGNYLTTLGRPQEQDLEMMGKLRLPIKALNATV; this is encoded by the coding sequence GTGACCACAGCCCACGACACCGCAGACCGCGACATCCTCGCCATCGCCCGCGACAAGGTCCTAGGCCGCGGCGAAGGACTCAACCAGGAAGAAACCCTGCGGGTCCTCCAACTCGGCGACGATCGCCTGGAAGAACTGCTCGGCCTGGCGCACGAGGTGCGCCTGAAGTGGTGCGGCGAAGAAGTCGAAGTTGAGGGCATCATCTCGCTGAAGACCGGCGGCTGCCCCGAAGACTGCCACTTCTGCTCCCAGTCTGGCCTGTTCGAATCCCCCGTGCGCTCCGCGTGGCTGGACATCCCCGCCCTGGTCGAAGCCGCCAAGCAGACCGCCAAAACCGGGGCCACCGAATTCTGCATCGTCGCCGCCGTCAAAGGCCCCGACGAGAAGCTACTCAGCCAGCTCGAACAAGCCGTCGCAGCCATCAAGGCCGAGGTCGACATTCAGGTCGCCGCCTCCGTCGGCATCCTCACCCAGGAGCAGGTCGACCGGCTCGCCGCCGCCGGCGTCCACCGCTACAACCACAACCTGGAAACCTCCCGCTCCTTCTTCCCCAACGTGGTCACCACCCACAGCTGGGAAACCCGCCGCGAAACCCTGCGCATGGTCAAAGAAGCCGGCATGGAAGTCTGCTCCGGCGGCATCCTCGGCATGGGCGAAACCCTCGAACAGCGCGCCGAATTCGCCGCCGACCTCGCCGCCCTGGAACCCGACGAAGTGCCCATGAACTTCCTCGACCCCCGCCCCGGCACCCCCTTTGCCGACTACGAGGTCATGGAAACCGCCGACGCGCTGCGCGCCATCGGTGCCTTCCGACTCGCCCTGCCGAAAACCATCCTGCGTTTCGCCGGCGGCCGCGAACTCACCCTCGGCGACCTCGGCGCCGAACAAGGCCTACTCGGCGGCATCAACGCCATCATCGTCGGCAACTATCTGACCACCCTCGGCCGCCCCCAGGAACAAGACCTGGAAATGATGGGCAAACTGCGTCTGCCCATCAAGGCGCTCAACGCCACCGTCTAA
- a CDS encoding TetR/AcrR family transcriptional regulator — MLNPVQLTRPAILTAAIAILDEYGLADTTMRRIAKQLGVAPGALYWHFPNKQALLAGIADELLRPLLTHADEPADSQPQTSWDQGLHMAATSLHDCMLSVTDGADVIATALANPQLRQRVLAACAAPLAQHPTINVDDPLALEAAATIVDYVVGATIGEQSRLRLAQFATTTTPKDNKPNTPNTPTSDPAPTTPTMRVSDGVSIIIDGITTRL; from the coding sequence ATGCTTAACCCCGTGCAACTCACCCGCCCCGCTATCCTCACCGCCGCGATCGCCATCCTCGACGAGTACGGACTCGCCGACACCACCATGCGCCGCATCGCGAAACAGCTCGGCGTAGCCCCCGGGGCCCTGTACTGGCACTTCCCCAACAAACAGGCCCTACTCGCCGGCATCGCCGACGAACTCCTGCGGCCCCTGCTAACCCACGCCGACGAACCCGCCGACAGCCAGCCCCAAACCAGCTGGGACCAAGGCCTACACATGGCCGCCACCAGCCTGCACGACTGCATGCTCAGCGTCACCGATGGCGCCGACGTCATCGCCACCGCACTCGCCAACCCCCAACTGCGCCAACGCGTCCTCGCCGCCTGCGCCGCACCCCTGGCCCAGCACCCCACCATCAACGTCGACGACCCCCTCGCCCTAGAAGCAGCCGCCACCATTGTCGACTACGTCGTCGGCGCCACCATCGGCGAACAATCCCGCCTCCGGCTCGCACAATTCGCCACCACAACCACCCCCAAAGACAACAAGCCCAACACCCCCAACACGCCCACCAGCGACCCCGCACCCACCACCCCCACCATGCGCGTTAGCGACGGCGTCAGCATCATCATCGACGGCATCACCACCCGCCTCTAA